The following proteins are encoded in a genomic region of Xenopus laevis strain J_2021 chromosome 3L, Xenopus_laevis_v10.1, whole genome shotgun sequence:
- the cbll1.L gene encoding Cbl proto-oncogene-like 1, E3 ubiquitin protein ligase L homeolog, protein MDHNDNDLQGTNSMGSMSGLDVRRRIPIKLISKQPNKSKPSPRPQRNMNRIPTKPQPGEEGFNYNEEERYENKGGDMFNSQRRFPAHLFWDFKLNLIGEKEDTPVHFCDKCGLPIKIYGRMIPCKHVFCYDCALMHEKKADKLCPGTLVEESTDTFKRMSCNDPVQRIEQCARGSLFMCSIVQGCKRTYLSQRDLQAHINHRHMRATKPTARPQPEPIHPTLGPPPAEIPDRFIMPPDKHHLNHMPPKQHILMPPPPMQHVPHEHFSQQHDDIRPSQAEISLAPPPPRSVNQDAFRISTRQHSNLITVPIQDDSNSGVRETPQAPGPSLHHPEYPGQPVVAHPHHIMPPQQHYAPPPPPPPPISHPMQHPPQAAGTPHMVYSQGPPPPMTTVPPPITPPPGHIIAQIPPYMNHPPPGPPPPQHGGPPVNAPPPHHYNPSSLPQFNEDQGTLSPPFTQPGGMSPGMWPAPRGPLPPPRMQGPPSQAPIPGPHHPDQARYRPYYQ, encoded by the exons ATGGACCATAATG ataaTGATCTACAAGGCACTAACAGTATGGGGTCCATGAGTGGCTTGGATGTCCGTCGGCGAATACCTATAAAGCTAATTTCAAAGCAACCAAACAAAAGTAAACCGTCTCCTCGGCCCCAAAGAAACATGAACCGAATCCCAACAAAGCCTCAGCCAGGTGAAGAAG GTTTTAATTATAATGAAGAGGAGAGGTATGAAAATAAAGGAGGTGACATGTTTAATAGTCAGAGGAGATTTCCTGCTCACCTATTTTGGGACTTTAAG CTTAATCTCATTGGAGAAAAAGAAGACACCCCTGTTCATTTTTGTGACAAATGTGGCCTGCCTATTAAAATCTATGGACGCATG ATTCCTTGTAAGCATGTTTTCTGCTATGACTGTGCTTTAATGCATGAGAAAAAGGCAGATAAACTGTGCCCAGG AACACTTGTTGAAGAAAGTACTGACACCTTCAAACGTATGAG ctGTAATGATCCAGTTCAACGCATTGAGCAGTGTGCACGTGGCTCTCTCTTCATGTGTAGCATTGTGCAAGGTTGCAAGAGAACATATTTATCTCAAAGAGATCTGCAGGCACACATTAATCACCGTCACATGAGAGCTACCAAGCCAACTGCCCGACCTCAGCCTGAGCCAATCCATCCTACTTTGGGCCCACCCCCAGCAGAAATCCCAGATCGCTTTATAATGCCCCCAGATAAGCACCATCTGAATCATATGCCACCAAAACAACATATATTGATGCCACCACCCCCCATGCAGCATGTTCCTCATGAGCATTTCAGTCAACAACATGATGATATTCGGCCCTCTCAGGCAGAAATTTCCTTAGCCCCCCCTCCACCCCGCTCTGTTAATCAGGATGCTTTCAGAATATCTACTAGACAGCATAGCAACTTAATCACAGTCCCTATTCAGGATGATTCCAATTCTGGGGTCAGAGAAACTCCTCAGGCACCTGGTCCTTCTCTACATCATCCAGAGTATCCAGGCCAACCAGTGGTGGCTCATCCCCACCATATCATGCCTCCACAGCAACATTATGCGCCACCTCCTCCACCACCACCTCCAATCAGTCATCCAATGCAACACCCTCCTCAGGCAGCTGGGACACCTCACATGGTTTACAGCCAAGGTCCTCCACCACCAATGACAACTGTTCCACCACCAATCACACCCCCACCTGGACATATAATTGCTCAAATCCCACCATACATGAATCATCCTCCTCCAGGACCTCCACCACCACAACATGGTGGTCCACCAGTTAATGCTCCTCCTCCCCATCATTATAATCCTAGCTCTTTGCCACAGTTCAATGAAGATCAAGGAACTCTAAGCCCTCCCTTTACACAACCTGGGGGAATGAGCCCTGGGATGTGGCCCGCTCCAAGAGGGCCTCTGCCACCTCCCCGAATGCAAGGGCCTCCTTCTCAAGCCCCTATTCCAGGACCTCATCATCCAGATCAGGCCAGATACAGGCCATATTACCAATGA
- the cbll1.L gene encoding cbl proto-oncogene-like 1, E3 ubiquitin protein ligase L homeolog isoform X2, protein MDHNDNDLQGTNSMGSMSGLDVRRRIPIKLISKQPNKSKPSPRPQRNMNRIPTKPQPEGFNYNEEERYENKGGDMFNSQRRFPAHLFWDFKLNLIGEKEDTPVHFCDKCGLPIKIYGRMIPCKHVFCYDCALMHEKKADKLCPGTLVEESTDTFKRMSCNDPVQRIEQCARGSLFMCSIVQGCKRTYLSQRDLQAHINHRHMRATKPTARPQPEPIHPTLGPPPAEIPDRFIMPPDKHHLNHMPPKQHILMPPPPMQHVPHEHFSQQHDDIRPSQAEISLAPPPPRSVNQDAFRISTRQHSNLITVPIQDDSNSGVRETPQAPGPSLHHPEYPGQPVVAHPHHIMPPQQHYAPPPPPPPPISHPMQHPPQAAGTPHMVYSQGPPPPMTTVPPPITPPPGHIIAQIPPYMNHPPPGPPPPQHGGPPVNAPPPHHYNPSSLPQFNEDQGTLSPPFTQPGGMSPGMWPAPRGPLPPPRMQGPPSQAPIPGPHHPDQARYRPYYQ, encoded by the exons ATGGACCATAATG ataaTGATCTACAAGGCACTAACAGTATGGGGTCCATGAGTGGCTTGGATGTCCGTCGGCGAATACCTATAAAGCTAATTTCAAAGCAACCAAACAAAAGTAAACCGTCTCCTCGGCCCCAAAGAAACATGAACCGAATCCCAACAAAGCCTCAGCCAG AAGGTTTTAATTATAATGAAGAGGAGAGGTATGAAAATAAAGGAGGTGACATGTTTAATAGTCAGAGGAGATTTCCTGCTCACCTATTTTGGGACTTTAAG CTTAATCTCATTGGAGAAAAAGAAGACACCCCTGTTCATTTTTGTGACAAATGTGGCCTGCCTATTAAAATCTATGGACGCATG ATTCCTTGTAAGCATGTTTTCTGCTATGACTGTGCTTTAATGCATGAGAAAAAGGCAGATAAACTGTGCCCAGG AACACTTGTTGAAGAAAGTACTGACACCTTCAAACGTATGAG ctGTAATGATCCAGTTCAACGCATTGAGCAGTGTGCACGTGGCTCTCTCTTCATGTGTAGCATTGTGCAAGGTTGCAAGAGAACATATTTATCTCAAAGAGATCTGCAGGCACACATTAATCACCGTCACATGAGAGCTACCAAGCCAACTGCCCGACCTCAGCCTGAGCCAATCCATCCTACTTTGGGCCCACCCCCAGCAGAAATCCCAGATCGCTTTATAATGCCCCCAGATAAGCACCATCTGAATCATATGCCACCAAAACAACATATATTGATGCCACCACCCCCCATGCAGCATGTTCCTCATGAGCATTTCAGTCAACAACATGATGATATTCGGCCCTCTCAGGCAGAAATTTCCTTAGCCCCCCCTCCACCCCGCTCTGTTAATCAGGATGCTTTCAGAATATCTACTAGACAGCATAGCAACTTAATCACAGTCCCTATTCAGGATGATTCCAATTCTGGGGTCAGAGAAACTCCTCAGGCACCTGGTCCTTCTCTACATCATCCAGAGTATCCAGGCCAACCAGTGGTGGCTCATCCCCACCATATCATGCCTCCACAGCAACATTATGCGCCACCTCCTCCACCACCACCTCCAATCAGTCATCCAATGCAACACCCTCCTCAGGCAGCTGGGACACCTCACATGGTTTACAGCCAAGGTCCTCCACCACCAATGACAACTGTTCCACCACCAATCACACCCCCACCTGGACATATAATTGCTCAAATCCCACCATACATGAATCATCCTCCTCCAGGACCTCCACCACCACAACATGGTGGTCCACCAGTTAATGCTCCTCCTCCCCATCATTATAATCCTAGCTCTTTGCCACAGTTCAATGAAGATCAAGGAACTCTAAGCCCTCCCTTTACACAACCTGGGGGAATGAGCCCTGGGATGTGGCCCGCTCCAAGAGGGCCTCTGCCACCTCCCCGAATGCAAGGGCCTCCTTCTCAAGCCCCTATTCCAGGACCTCATCATCCAGATCAGGCCAGATACAGGCCATATTACCAATGA
- the cbll1.L gene encoding cbl proto-oncogene-like 1, E3 ubiquitin protein ligase L homeolog isoform X4, whose amino-acid sequence MGSMSGLDVRRRIPIKLISKQPNKSKPSPRPQRNMNRIPTKPQPGEEEGFNYNEEERYENKGGDMFNSQRRFPAHLFWDFKLNLIGEKEDTPVHFCDKCGLPIKIYGRMIPCKHVFCYDCALMHEKKADKLCPGTLVEESTDTFKRMSCNDPVQRIEQCARGSLFMCSIVQGCKRTYLSQRDLQAHINHRHMRATKPTARPQPEPIHPTLGPPPAEIPDRFIMPPDKHHLNHMPPKQHILMPPPPMQHVPHEHFSQQHDDIRPSQAEISLAPPPPRSVNQDAFRISTRQHSNLITVPIQDDSNSGVRETPQAPGPSLHHPEYPGQPVVAHPHHIMPPQQHYAPPPPPPPPISHPMQHPPQAAGTPHMVYSQGPPPPMTTVPPPITPPPGHIIAQIPPYMNHPPPGPPPPQHGGPPVNAPPPHHYNPSSLPQFNEDQGTLSPPFTQPGGMSPGMWPAPRGPLPPPRMQGPPSQAPIPGPHHPDQARYRPYYQ is encoded by the exons ATGGGGTCCATGAGTGGCTTGGATGTCCGTCGGCGAATACCTATAAAGCTAATTTCAAAGCAACCAAACAAAAGTAAACCGTCTCCTCGGCCCCAAAGAAACATGAACCGAATCCCAACAAAGCCTCAGCCAGGTGAAGAAG AAGGTTTTAATTATAATGAAGAGGAGAGGTATGAAAATAAAGGAGGTGACATGTTTAATAGTCAGAGGAGATTTCCTGCTCACCTATTTTGGGACTTTAAG CTTAATCTCATTGGAGAAAAAGAAGACACCCCTGTTCATTTTTGTGACAAATGTGGCCTGCCTATTAAAATCTATGGACGCATG ATTCCTTGTAAGCATGTTTTCTGCTATGACTGTGCTTTAATGCATGAGAAAAAGGCAGATAAACTGTGCCCAGG AACACTTGTTGAAGAAAGTACTGACACCTTCAAACGTATGAG ctGTAATGATCCAGTTCAACGCATTGAGCAGTGTGCACGTGGCTCTCTCTTCATGTGTAGCATTGTGCAAGGTTGCAAGAGAACATATTTATCTCAAAGAGATCTGCAGGCACACATTAATCACCGTCACATGAGAGCTACCAAGCCAACTGCCCGACCTCAGCCTGAGCCAATCCATCCTACTTTGGGCCCACCCCCAGCAGAAATCCCAGATCGCTTTATAATGCCCCCAGATAAGCACCATCTGAATCATATGCCACCAAAACAACATATATTGATGCCACCACCCCCCATGCAGCATGTTCCTCATGAGCATTTCAGTCAACAACATGATGATATTCGGCCCTCTCAGGCAGAAATTTCCTTAGCCCCCCCTCCACCCCGCTCTGTTAATCAGGATGCTTTCAGAATATCTACTAGACAGCATAGCAACTTAATCACAGTCCCTATTCAGGATGATTCCAATTCTGGGGTCAGAGAAACTCCTCAGGCACCTGGTCCTTCTCTACATCATCCAGAGTATCCAGGCCAACCAGTGGTGGCTCATCCCCACCATATCATGCCTCCACAGCAACATTATGCGCCACCTCCTCCACCACCACCTCCAATCAGTCATCCAATGCAACACCCTCCTCAGGCAGCTGGGACACCTCACATGGTTTACAGCCAAGGTCCTCCACCACCAATGACAACTGTTCCACCACCAATCACACCCCCACCTGGACATATAATTGCTCAAATCCCACCATACATGAATCATCCTCCTCCAGGACCTCCACCACCACAACATGGTGGTCCACCAGTTAATGCTCCTCCTCCCCATCATTATAATCCTAGCTCTTTGCCACAGTTCAATGAAGATCAAGGAACTCTAAGCCCTCCCTTTACACAACCTGGGGGAATGAGCCCTGGGATGTGGCCCGCTCCAAGAGGGCCTCTGCCACCTCCCCGAATGCAAGGGCCTCCTTCTCAAGCCCCTATTCCAGGACCTCATCATCCAGATCAGGCCAGATACAGGCCATATTACCAATGA
- the cbll1.L gene encoding cbl proto-oncogene-like 1, E3 ubiquitin protein ligase L homeolog isoform X3 — MDHNDNDLQGTNSMGSMSGLDVRRRIPIKLISKQPNKSKPSPRPQRNMNRIPTKPQPGFNYNEEERYENKGGDMFNSQRRFPAHLFWDFKLNLIGEKEDTPVHFCDKCGLPIKIYGRMIPCKHVFCYDCALMHEKKADKLCPGTLVEESTDTFKRMSCNDPVQRIEQCARGSLFMCSIVQGCKRTYLSQRDLQAHINHRHMRATKPTARPQPEPIHPTLGPPPAEIPDRFIMPPDKHHLNHMPPKQHILMPPPPMQHVPHEHFSQQHDDIRPSQAEISLAPPPPRSVNQDAFRISTRQHSNLITVPIQDDSNSGVRETPQAPGPSLHHPEYPGQPVVAHPHHIMPPQQHYAPPPPPPPPISHPMQHPPQAAGTPHMVYSQGPPPPMTTVPPPITPPPGHIIAQIPPYMNHPPPGPPPPQHGGPPVNAPPPHHYNPSSLPQFNEDQGTLSPPFTQPGGMSPGMWPAPRGPLPPPRMQGPPSQAPIPGPHHPDQARYRPYYQ, encoded by the exons ATGGACCATAATG ataaTGATCTACAAGGCACTAACAGTATGGGGTCCATGAGTGGCTTGGATGTCCGTCGGCGAATACCTATAAAGCTAATTTCAAAGCAACCAAACAAAAGTAAACCGTCTCCTCGGCCCCAAAGAAACATGAACCGAATCCCAACAAAGCCTCAGCCAG GTTTTAATTATAATGAAGAGGAGAGGTATGAAAATAAAGGAGGTGACATGTTTAATAGTCAGAGGAGATTTCCTGCTCACCTATTTTGGGACTTTAAG CTTAATCTCATTGGAGAAAAAGAAGACACCCCTGTTCATTTTTGTGACAAATGTGGCCTGCCTATTAAAATCTATGGACGCATG ATTCCTTGTAAGCATGTTTTCTGCTATGACTGTGCTTTAATGCATGAGAAAAAGGCAGATAAACTGTGCCCAGG AACACTTGTTGAAGAAAGTACTGACACCTTCAAACGTATGAG ctGTAATGATCCAGTTCAACGCATTGAGCAGTGTGCACGTGGCTCTCTCTTCATGTGTAGCATTGTGCAAGGTTGCAAGAGAACATATTTATCTCAAAGAGATCTGCAGGCACACATTAATCACCGTCACATGAGAGCTACCAAGCCAACTGCCCGACCTCAGCCTGAGCCAATCCATCCTACTTTGGGCCCACCCCCAGCAGAAATCCCAGATCGCTTTATAATGCCCCCAGATAAGCACCATCTGAATCATATGCCACCAAAACAACATATATTGATGCCACCACCCCCCATGCAGCATGTTCCTCATGAGCATTTCAGTCAACAACATGATGATATTCGGCCCTCTCAGGCAGAAATTTCCTTAGCCCCCCCTCCACCCCGCTCTGTTAATCAGGATGCTTTCAGAATATCTACTAGACAGCATAGCAACTTAATCACAGTCCCTATTCAGGATGATTCCAATTCTGGGGTCAGAGAAACTCCTCAGGCACCTGGTCCTTCTCTACATCATCCAGAGTATCCAGGCCAACCAGTGGTGGCTCATCCCCACCATATCATGCCTCCACAGCAACATTATGCGCCACCTCCTCCACCACCACCTCCAATCAGTCATCCAATGCAACACCCTCCTCAGGCAGCTGGGACACCTCACATGGTTTACAGCCAAGGTCCTCCACCACCAATGACAACTGTTCCACCACCAATCACACCCCCACCTGGACATATAATTGCTCAAATCCCACCATACATGAATCATCCTCCTCCAGGACCTCCACCACCACAACATGGTGGTCCACCAGTTAATGCTCCTCCTCCCCATCATTATAATCCTAGCTCTTTGCCACAGTTCAATGAAGATCAAGGAACTCTAAGCCCTCCCTTTACACAACCTGGGGGAATGAGCCCTGGGATGTGGCCCGCTCCAAGAGGGCCTCTGCCACCTCCCCGAATGCAAGGGCCTCCTTCTCAAGCCCCTATTCCAGGACCTCATCATCCAGATCAGGCCAGATACAGGCCATATTACCAATGA
- the cbll1.L gene encoding cbl proto-oncogene-like 1, E3 ubiquitin protein ligase L homeolog isoform X1, whose product MDHNDNDLQGTNSMGSMSGLDVRRRIPIKLISKQPNKSKPSPRPQRNMNRIPTKPQPGEEEGFNYNEEERYENKGGDMFNSQRRFPAHLFWDFKLNLIGEKEDTPVHFCDKCGLPIKIYGRMIPCKHVFCYDCALMHEKKADKLCPGTLVEESTDTFKRMSCNDPVQRIEQCARGSLFMCSIVQGCKRTYLSQRDLQAHINHRHMRATKPTARPQPEPIHPTLGPPPAEIPDRFIMPPDKHHLNHMPPKQHILMPPPPMQHVPHEHFSQQHDDIRPSQAEISLAPPPPRSVNQDAFRISTRQHSNLITVPIQDDSNSGVRETPQAPGPSLHHPEYPGQPVVAHPHHIMPPQQHYAPPPPPPPPISHPMQHPPQAAGTPHMVYSQGPPPPMTTVPPPITPPPGHIIAQIPPYMNHPPPGPPPPQHGGPPVNAPPPHHYNPSSLPQFNEDQGTLSPPFTQPGGMSPGMWPAPRGPLPPPRMQGPPSQAPIPGPHHPDQARYRPYYQ is encoded by the exons ATGGACCATAATG ataaTGATCTACAAGGCACTAACAGTATGGGGTCCATGAGTGGCTTGGATGTCCGTCGGCGAATACCTATAAAGCTAATTTCAAAGCAACCAAACAAAAGTAAACCGTCTCCTCGGCCCCAAAGAAACATGAACCGAATCCCAACAAAGCCTCAGCCAGGTGAAGAAG AAGGTTTTAATTATAATGAAGAGGAGAGGTATGAAAATAAAGGAGGTGACATGTTTAATAGTCAGAGGAGATTTCCTGCTCACCTATTTTGGGACTTTAAG CTTAATCTCATTGGAGAAAAAGAAGACACCCCTGTTCATTTTTGTGACAAATGTGGCCTGCCTATTAAAATCTATGGACGCATG ATTCCTTGTAAGCATGTTTTCTGCTATGACTGTGCTTTAATGCATGAGAAAAAGGCAGATAAACTGTGCCCAGG AACACTTGTTGAAGAAAGTACTGACACCTTCAAACGTATGAG ctGTAATGATCCAGTTCAACGCATTGAGCAGTGTGCACGTGGCTCTCTCTTCATGTGTAGCATTGTGCAAGGTTGCAAGAGAACATATTTATCTCAAAGAGATCTGCAGGCACACATTAATCACCGTCACATGAGAGCTACCAAGCCAACTGCCCGACCTCAGCCTGAGCCAATCCATCCTACTTTGGGCCCACCCCCAGCAGAAATCCCAGATCGCTTTATAATGCCCCCAGATAAGCACCATCTGAATCATATGCCACCAAAACAACATATATTGATGCCACCACCCCCCATGCAGCATGTTCCTCATGAGCATTTCAGTCAACAACATGATGATATTCGGCCCTCTCAGGCAGAAATTTCCTTAGCCCCCCCTCCACCCCGCTCTGTTAATCAGGATGCTTTCAGAATATCTACTAGACAGCATAGCAACTTAATCACAGTCCCTATTCAGGATGATTCCAATTCTGGGGTCAGAGAAACTCCTCAGGCACCTGGTCCTTCTCTACATCATCCAGAGTATCCAGGCCAACCAGTGGTGGCTCATCCCCACCATATCATGCCTCCACAGCAACATTATGCGCCACCTCCTCCACCACCACCTCCAATCAGTCATCCAATGCAACACCCTCCTCAGGCAGCTGGGACACCTCACATGGTTTACAGCCAAGGTCCTCCACCACCAATGACAACTGTTCCACCACCAATCACACCCCCACCTGGACATATAATTGCTCAAATCCCACCATACATGAATCATCCTCCTCCAGGACCTCCACCACCACAACATGGTGGTCCACCAGTTAATGCTCCTCCTCCCCATCATTATAATCCTAGCTCTTTGCCACAGTTCAATGAAGATCAAGGAACTCTAAGCCCTCCCTTTACACAACCTGGGGGAATGAGCCCTGGGATGTGGCCCGCTCCAAGAGGGCCTCTGCCACCTCCCCGAATGCAAGGGCCTCCTTCTCAAGCCCCTATTCCAGGACCTCATCATCCAGATCAGGCCAGATACAGGCCATATTACCAATGA